In Hallerella succinigenes, the following are encoded in one genomic region:
- a CDS encoding HMG-CoA synthase, with protein MTGLTKKYKEYLNDSYSPIDINTLPAFVDMRAMFEYAKKKCVQISQLTKEEKSKFLIPNTRVSVP; from the coding sequence ATGACTGGACTGACGAAGAAATATAAAGAATACCTCAACGACAGTTATTCGCCCATTGATATCAATACATTACCCGCATTCGTTGATATGCGGGCGATGTTTGAGTATGCAAAAAAGAAGTGCGTTCAGATTTCGCAATTAACGAAAGAAGAAAAATCAAAATTTTTAATTCCCAACACAAGGGTTTCAGTCCCCTAG